A window of Halomonas sp. H10-9-1 contains these coding sequences:
- a CDS encoding phage tail protein, which produces MDVNNTPYFLLRSEAEFAEGSRRLQWHAGRQALTLAQNQHLRLPASDPTSALAAWQAATPMAVDAHYQVARLGADARSVEFNSGRGWRPLKDGDLNTLRAPAGTLRDLSLNREGLLAVPFSDDADQHGLLLFHLRQRWLAQCALPVAPRRAWVDADARIWCLAADRLMLCQGAPLPLPYAPRESRFEPVTPNPDALGLRWQQLLPAGWEALALCGDRERLYLLVHDGAGHQRILGRSRSTVRDRPYRGYALGDDVPFAVDLEMVGPGRLAALAPRQADDAGFRQRDCPVLGLQRNAASDGGEAHLIHERYPMLSLAVPRFASSADGQLRYQAEPDPDYPNFDPRPRELHALRQPRYHLEATALLQEVLDSGTPNTLWHRVYLDACIPPGCGISLAVRVFDTPQQRGSAELIEQPLPVWNPLPSELAFQQALSGHEHGQRGLFELLLQRPGGPVRRLAGRYLQLQVRLQGNGRAAPSLHAIRVYQPRFSYQEAYLPELFRQELRYDPANASGPANGADTRERLLASFEGMLTPIEGRIAASDQLLHPDSAPAHNLHWLARALGTDLPEHWPMARRRRWLKEVTLIQQYKGSLPAVNLALDILTDGGVQRGEVVVLENFRLRRTLATILGRHMDDADHPLTLGTGMSGNSIVGDSLILSDMDAREFLALFAPELATEEEARAVEAFFERYGHRLSVLLHGPARQQRHAVEEMLTQQLPAHLQWHIIETERPFILGTSPLLGVDTYLERRPGAEPVVLDTTRIGQDGQLHNPVAFSPRDINAGAWQGDEP; this is translated from the coding sequence ATGGACGTTAACAACACCCCCTACTTCCTGCTGCGCAGCGAAGCAGAGTTCGCCGAAGGCTCGCGACGGCTGCAGTGGCACGCCGGCCGGCAGGCCCTGACCCTGGCGCAGAATCAGCACCTGCGCCTGCCCGCCAGCGACCCGACATCAGCGCTTGCCGCCTGGCAAGCGGCGACGCCGATGGCGGTGGACGCCCACTATCAGGTCGCGCGACTCGGCGCCGATGCCCGCTCGGTGGAGTTCAACAGCGGCCGGGGCTGGCGGCCGCTGAAGGATGGGGATCTGAACACCCTGCGCGCGCCGGCCGGTACCCTGCGGGACCTGAGCCTGAACCGCGAGGGCCTTCTCGCGGTGCCGTTCAGCGACGATGCCGACCAGCATGGCCTGCTGCTGTTCCACCTGCGCCAGCGCTGGCTGGCCCAGTGTGCCCTGCCGGTGGCGCCGCGCCGCGCCTGGGTGGATGCAGACGCTCGCATCTGGTGCCTCGCCGCCGACCGGCTGATGCTCTGCCAGGGCGCGCCCCTGCCGCTGCCCTATGCGCCCCGCGAAAGCCGCTTCGAGCCGGTGACACCCAATCCCGATGCCCTTGGCCTGCGCTGGCAGCAGCTGCTGCCGGCCGGGTGGGAGGCTCTGGCGCTGTGCGGCGACCGGGAGCGGCTCTATCTCCTGGTGCACGACGGCGCCGGCCACCAGCGGATCCTCGGCCGCTCGCGTTCGACGGTCCGCGACCGTCCGTACCGGGGCTATGCGCTGGGCGACGACGTCCCCTTCGCCGTCGACCTCGAGATGGTCGGCCCCGGCCGGCTCGCGGCCCTGGCGCCACGCCAGGCGGACGATGCCGGTTTCCGCCAGCGCGACTGCCCGGTGCTCGGCCTGCAGCGAAATGCCGCCAGCGACGGCGGCGAGGCGCACCTGATCCACGAGCGCTATCCCATGCTGTCACTGGCGGTGCCCCGCTTCGCCAGCAGCGCCGACGGTCAGCTGCGTTACCAGGCGGAGCCTGACCCGGACTACCCGAACTTCGACCCGCGGCCGCGGGAACTGCACGCCCTGCGCCAGCCCCGTTACCACCTGGAGGCGACGGCCCTGCTGCAGGAGGTGCTGGATTCGGGCACTCCCAACACCCTCTGGCACCGTGTCTACCTCGATGCCTGCATCCCGCCCGGCTGCGGCATCAGCCTGGCGGTGAGGGTCTTCGACACCCCGCAACAACGGGGCAGCGCCGAACTGATCGAGCAACCGCTGCCGGTGTGGAACCCCCTCCCCTCGGAGCTGGCGTTCCAGCAGGCCCTGTCCGGTCACGAGCACGGCCAGCGGGGGCTGTTCGAACTGCTGCTGCAGCGCCCCGGCGGCCCGGTACGCCGCCTTGCCGGCCGGTATCTGCAGCTGCAGGTGCGGCTGCAGGGCAACGGGCGCGCGGCGCCGTCCCTGCATGCCATCCGGGTGTATCAGCCACGCTTCTCCTACCAGGAGGCCTACCTGCCGGAGCTGTTTCGGCAGGAGCTGCGTTACGACCCCGCCAACGCCAGTGGGCCGGCCAACGGCGCCGATACCCGCGAGCGGCTACTGGCGAGCTTCGAAGGGATGCTCACCCCGATCGAGGGCCGCATCGCCGCCAGCGACCAACTGCTCCATCCCGATTCGGCGCCGGCGCACAACCTGCACTGGCTGGCCCGCGCCCTCGGCACGGACCTGCCGGAGCACTGGCCCATGGCGCGGCGACGGCGCTGGCTGAAGGAGGTCACCCTGATCCAGCAGTACAAGGGGAGCCTGCCGGCGGTGAACCTGGCGCTGGACATCCTCACCGACGGCGGGGTGCAGCGGGGCGAGGTCGTGGTGCTGGAAAACTTCCGCTTGCGCCGCACCCTGGCGACCATCCTCGGCCGCCACATGGACGACGCCGACCACCCCCTCACCCTCGGCACCGGCATGAGCGGCAACAGCATCGTCGGCGACAGCCTGATCCTCTCGGACATGGACGCACGGGAATTCCTGGCGCTGTTCGCGCCGGAGCTGGCAACGGAAGAGGAAGCCCGGGCGGTCGAGGCCTTCTTCGAGCGCTACGGCCACCGCCTCAGCGTACTGCTGCACGGCCCCGCACGGCAGCAGCGCCACGCCGTCGAGGAGATGCTCACGCAGCAGCTACCGGCGCACCTGCAGTGGCACATCATCGAGACCGAGCGGCCCTTCATCCTGGGCACCTCGCCGCTGCTCGGCGTGGACACCTATCTGGAACGCCGCCCCGGCGCCGAGCCGGTCGTCCTCGACACAACCCGCATCGGACAGGACGGCCAGCTGCATAACCCGGTGGCGTTCTCGCCGCGGGACATCAACGCCGGCGCCTGGCAAGGAGACGAACCATGA
- a CDS encoding GPW/gp25 family protein, with product MPHVRSWPLGGVDEDGALRWAADDQSVREVMLNILLTRPGERLQRPDFGAGLLDFVHQPNNETTRNLIAGVARKSLALWEPRVVVDAVDVSPGPDASSEVHINIRYRLRHNPAPAELGLTLNLGV from the coding sequence ATGCCCCATGTTCGCAGTTGGCCGCTGGGCGGCGTCGACGAGGACGGTGCCCTGAGGTGGGCCGCGGACGACCAGAGCGTGCGCGAGGTGATGCTGAATATCCTGCTGACCCGCCCCGGCGAGCGTCTGCAGCGGCCGGATTTCGGCGCCGGCCTGCTCGACTTCGTCCACCAGCCCAACAACGAAACCACCCGCAACCTGATCGCCGGAGTGGCGAGGAAGTCCCTCGCGCTGTGGGAGCCACGGGTGGTGGTGGATGCCGTCGACGTCAGCCCGGGGCCTGACGCCTCGTCGGAGGTGCACATCAATATCCGCTATCGCCTGCGCCACAACCCGGCCCCCGCCGAACTGGGGCTGACCCTGAACCTGGGCGTCTAG
- a CDS encoding putative baseplate assembly protein: protein MPLPVPNLDDRRFDDLVAEARERLATHLPELTQIAPGDPVHGFIDLFAWLTETILYRANLIPERQRRILLNLLQIPVRPARPARGVVCVDAGPTSVTLPPLLRDGSQLRGGKQSLTTQGELQPTCLSLQVLIKQRLTPDDLATLGMTLQDLHEQFGLRRGETPKPFQPRRFAPGRERLSLARSLDHSFYLACIAPKPLDDNLDLLRDNLAGIRLNLAIAPADDLEGDSVGDLEARHLLWELVAAGPDGTTRFLPLDVMSDTSLGGRQAGVVRLRLPNNSALFEDFANADPMFDGSKNLPPALDDAVEAARVALWLRLRCPDDPDLQLGYLGLNGVDVVAQGLRRDRIVGLGTGLPDQVVALPDQQIDAGSLDLQVEEEGAWVPWQGVDYLAGQGPEARVYRLDPASGYVSFGDGLENGRRPPRGARIRIARYRHGGGAGGNLPAGSIREIVDASPRFKLRHEWPLRGGRDAETVEQAEQRIPQFLTHRNRAVTATDFQLICRGNPVNPVARAEVIEGFLPGNTLDAARRDVPGAVSVFVLPPAEVGIGNWPKPNKALLKDLFHYLLSRILVGTELYVLSPQFVPLAVSILVQVREAQTEQQTLKAVQAAVTEYLWPLAPGGANGDGWALGRAVRANELLTRVARVEGVQSVNAVALFELTSRDGQAQWRRLPEAEALALTSYQLPELMGVRAGIGGAGDTPPLPGGVGPLQGAPGDDGDGIAVPVIPDLC from the coding sequence ATGCCACTACCGGTCCCCAACCTGGATGATCGCCGCTTCGATGACCTGGTCGCCGAAGCCAGGGAGCGCCTCGCCACCCACCTGCCGGAATTGACGCAGATAGCACCCGGCGATCCGGTGCATGGTTTCATCGACCTGTTCGCCTGGCTCACCGAGACGATCCTCTACCGCGCCAACCTGATTCCCGAGCGGCAGCGGCGCATCCTGCTGAACCTCTTGCAGATCCCGGTGCGGCCGGCACGCCCGGCCCGGGGGGTCGTCTGCGTCGATGCCGGACCCACCAGCGTGACGCTGCCACCCCTGCTGAGGGATGGCAGCCAGCTGCGCGGCGGCAAGCAGAGCCTGACCACCCAGGGCGAACTGCAGCCCACCTGCCTGTCCCTGCAGGTGCTGATCAAGCAGCGCCTGACTCCCGACGACCTGGCAACGCTGGGCATGACGCTGCAGGACCTGCACGAGCAGTTCGGCCTGCGTAGGGGCGAGACCCCGAAGCCCTTCCAGCCACGGCGCTTCGCGCCGGGCCGCGAACGGCTCAGCCTGGCCCGGAGCCTGGATCACAGCTTCTACCTGGCCTGCATCGCGCCGAAACCACTGGATGACAACCTGGACCTGCTGCGCGACAACCTGGCGGGCATTCGCCTGAACCTGGCCATCGCGCCGGCGGACGACCTGGAGGGCGACAGCGTGGGCGACCTGGAGGCGCGCCACCTGCTGTGGGAACTGGTCGCCGCCGGTCCCGACGGCACTACCCGCTTCCTGCCGCTCGACGTCATGTCCGATACGTCGCTGGGGGGGCGCCAGGCCGGCGTGGTGCGGCTACGCCTGCCCAACAACAGCGCCCTGTTCGAGGACTTCGCCAACGCCGACCCCATGTTCGACGGCAGCAAGAACCTGCCGCCGGCGCTGGACGATGCGGTCGAGGCGGCCCGGGTGGCGCTGTGGCTGCGCCTGCGCTGCCCGGACGACCCCGACCTGCAACTGGGCTACCTGGGCCTGAACGGCGTCGACGTCGTGGCGCAGGGCCTGCGGCGGGACCGCATCGTCGGGCTCGGTACCGGGCTGCCGGATCAGGTCGTGGCCCTGCCCGATCAGCAGATCGACGCCGGCAGCCTGGACCTGCAGGTCGAGGAAGAGGGCGCCTGGGTGCCGTGGCAGGGGGTGGACTACCTCGCCGGCCAGGGACCGGAGGCCCGGGTCTATCGCCTCGATCCGGCATCGGGCTACGTCTCCTTCGGCGATGGCCTGGAGAACGGCCGGCGCCCGCCCCGCGGGGCCCGCATCCGCATCGCCCGCTACCGCCATGGCGGCGGTGCAGGCGGCAACCTGCCCGCGGGCAGCATCAGGGAGATCGTCGACGCCAGCCCGCGCTTCAAGCTGCGCCATGAGTGGCCGCTGCGCGGCGGTCGCGACGCCGAAACCGTGGAACAGGCGGAGCAGCGCATCCCCCAGTTCCTGACCCACCGCAACCGCGCGGTGACCGCCACCGACTTCCAGCTGATCTGTCGCGGCAATCCGGTGAACCCGGTAGCGCGCGCCGAGGTGATCGAAGGCTTCCTGCCGGGCAACACCCTGGATGCGGCGCGCCGGGACGTGCCCGGCGCGGTCAGCGTCTTCGTGCTGCCGCCGGCCGAGGTCGGCATCGGCAACTGGCCCAAGCCCAACAAGGCGCTGCTCAAGGACCTGTTCCACTACCTGCTGAGCCGCATCCTGGTCGGCACCGAGCTCTACGTGCTGAGTCCGCAGTTCGTCCCCCTCGCGGTCAGCATCCTGGTGCAGGTGCGGGAGGCGCAGACCGAGCAGCAGACCCTCAAGGCGGTACAGGCCGCCGTGACCGAGTACCTCTGGCCGCTGGCACCCGGCGGGGCCAACGGCGACGGCTGGGCCCTGGGCCGCGCGGTGCGGGCCAACGAACTGCTGACCCGGGTGGCGCGGGTCGAGGGCGTGCAGTCGGTCAACGCCGTGGCGCTGTTCGAACTGACCTCCCGGGACGGCCAGGCCCAGTGGCGACGGCTGCCCGAGGCGGAAGCCCTGGCCCTGACCAGCTACCAGCTGCCGGAACTGATGGGCGTGCGGGCAGGCATTGGCGGCGCCGGGGACACCCCCCCGCTGCCCGGCGGGGTCGGCCCCTTGCAGGGTGCCCCGGGTGACGATGGAGACGGTATCGCCGTGCCGGTGATACCGGACCTATGTTGA